TTGCAATTATAGttcttttgattattttttttctgctgtcacATGCACGACTGCACGCTGCTGTATTTACGATTATTATTAGAGTCAGTGTGAAAGTCATGGGACAGGCACGGGGTTGTTCCAAGAGATAGGCCTAACTGGCCCATCACACTGAGTCAACGTAGAATATCTTTGATGGACATTTGAGGTTCTTGTAGATTAAACGTATGCTTTATCTGAATTTTTTTGCCAGCAGTAATTATCACATGAAATTGCACTATAGCTCACGCCAATCTTGTGTTGACCACTATTTGCTATTGACAGTGAATGCAGCGTCAAAAATAACGTCGGATTAGTGCTTTGAACGTGTGACGTCGCAGACGGGCTCTGATGTGTGGACTAGAAATATTTATCTGAGGCATTTGGAGCAACAGACAGACACTATCGGCGTCAGCTTCACTGCAAAGTAAGAGATTAACTGTGGACATTGCTAACATTAGTAACCGACAGGGATGTTTATTTAACCTGCTATAGAAAACAGTAGAACCCGAATCTAGGCTGAAATTGATGCACGAGACACACGGCGCCACGTTAACGCTGAATAACGACTATGGATATAAGGGTTATccagttttaaaatgttatctAGCCTACGTTACAGTAGTTTTTGTGACTAAGTACCCAAAGAAAGGCGGTTTAAACCTTGTATTAGTACGCTCGtaggtttattttatttttattttgcctgTAAGGTGAATCCACGTGATGACTTGGATTTAGCTCGCGCCTGCctctgtttatttctgttgttatTTTGTGCGAGCCTCTTTTATTGGAAGGTAACTGTACAGGCAAGGGCCTACGTCGTTCTCTTACTGTGAAAAAGACGGGGAGAAGGGCAGTGACACCTGACGTTGtaacgttttttgtttttttggctctGTAGGCTACCATCACAttagatgaatgaatgaatggaaaaATTACGACTTTACATTTAGGGTCATTATAGGCTCAGTAAGTCGATAAGCACCGATAAACCTCTCGCGAATGGAAGTTTTTCACCAAATGTTGGAACATTTAAGATTTATAACCAGATGTTATAGGCTCCTGACTGCgtatttatgctttttttttaattttatctcTGTGAAATATGATGCACTGATATTGTTGAGGCGGGACTACATAACACTATAACTAGTTCAAACTATTTCAATACAAGAACCAGGGCCAgccctagacttttgggggccctaagcaggatttggtttggggactctccaacttgtgtattgtaaatatcagtttaagcactcataatgtacaaataagcatttaaagacGAATGTGAGACCCATTAGCAGCAacactatctttaaatagaccggctctgttatgagctctattgtgggacatttcaagcgctcttgggggccctctggtagccacggggccctaagcaactgcttagttcgcttatgggtCGGGCCGGCTCTGACAAGAACTGAAATTCATTGAAATAGAAACATAATTTGATGCGACTAAATGTGCTCTATTCTCTTCATTGCATCTCTGTTTAGTTTGTGTTCCTCAGAGTGTGTTCCTTAGCTGTGTGACAGGCTGGTGGTGTACAGCCAGGATGTCCTATATGAGCGCTGACAGCAGCTGGTCCCAGCCAAGGGACTTTGGCAGCCTTATCCAGACATGCAGCTCCAACATCCAGAAGATCAGTCAAAACTGTGAGTGCCCATTGTGTCTCAAACAGCAGAAAACAATCTGTTTACAGGGTTTCcgcagggtcttaaaaagtctaacattttaaaatcaaaattgtAGACATTAAAAAGGCTAAAAttcgctgaagtattgtgtGTAGGTCTTAATTTCCAACAGGTCTTAATTGTCCTATGTCAGTTTAACGCTAcctaatgctcattgaaatgttcCCGCAGCGCtttataatgtgtgttttttaatttttattctgtggtgttgtagttctttctgtcgctagtccaaatataatttgcttattacgactacaaatgagaccaacatgcaacttatttTGCAGCCAATCTAGACACCAGTCCTATAATGCCAAGGAGGAAATTGGGGAATTGTTTCAAACGATGTTTCCAGACTCTcacatctgactttttttttttttgtgatgctataggtcttaaatttcgtTCATAATGGTgttaaaatgtcttttaaaaagTCTTTAATTTGATTTGGTGAAACCTGTAGAAGACCAGATCAATAATTAACACCTTTACGCATGAATTACTTCTCCAAAAGACCTGCATGGTAAGTGGTTCTATTTTCCCCGCAGCTGGTCAGATCAAAAATCTCCTCCACCAGCTGGGGACGAGACAGAAAACCTCAGAGCTCCAGGAAAGGctgtaagtacagtactggcCTGGGATGATTAGTATCCCAGGTAATCTCACGTATTGTCATTATTTGAGCAAGTGTGTGAGCAGTTGAACATTTACGTGGATCTTAGCAGTGTTTGTGTTCCCCTGCAGCCAACAGCTCCAGCACTACACCAACCAGCTGGCTAAAGAAACCAACAGACACCTGAAGGAGCTGGGGTCACTGCCCCCACCACTGTCTCCATCAGAACAGGTCAGTCTATAGACAACCCGTCCTTattcccaactcgtcaaatactgacacttggtcagtggctctcggCGTaggataccgacgcaaaaatcaccctgtagcgtctgtatggaacaaGGCGCTGAAAGATGATGAAgtagtattacagtttttcttgattgctttgacgtgcttaaagaaactgggaACCACTcggttttcatcatcactgtctcagcaCAGCAGAAGACACgtcttgcaaatgtgttaaccctttctcgttggattgacacattttccccacccttttgcagaacagttaacacTGATGTCATTCAAGCAGTTCAAACTCCGttgttttagctatggtaaccaaacagaaaGCATCGGTtcctaactattagaaactacctacatcagtatgaaatcactgaagcacctgtttgacactccttcacacaaatcttcaattagcaatcagtctgcagggttaggccatgtggccccatagatcattctgcagggttaggccatgtggccccatagatcagtgagcagggttaggccatgtggccccatagatcagtcagcagggttaggccatgtggccccattgTCAAGACAGAAGAGACGAGtatcaatagtggctatttcttatactacagtaatagatgtttatactttactgtaatatattttatttttattttcttaatttcttacactctaatagattttattttgtattttgtgaaatagttacagtatttcagttttcagccacaatttgaaaataagaatcaatggaatcaataaaTTTTGCTTCAAAGCATTTCTGATTGTGGATCCAAATCTTTGCAAATgggcaaatttgacaacaaatggcAGTGGCATGAAAGCTACGTACAGTAATAGGCTGCAATGACAAGCAATGGTGCACTGATTTGCATtgagtgctgtattttgtattttttgtccactgtgtaatggttAATTGGAGGAGCTCACACACTTGACCATGAGCCACtgtttcggcctgtgtgttaactgttttgaaaaatgtggagtttgagttgactgctgtatcaaagcaatcaagaaaaactgtaagagTGACAACGGAAGCGAATAGTATGAAATACTGAAAATCTGTGTAAGGAGTTGGGGTGGTCCAATGCATACTCCAATTAAAATAGAAACTAAAATCGTAATAATAGTAATTAACTAAAATGACACACTATATCAAATCAACAGAATGAATATGAAAGGGAATATAATATTAGGAGTTACGTGGGTTGTTTACAAGACATTCCATAGGCTCAAACCTTTTAATATCTTTCTTAAATTGCATAAATTCCATATCACTGAACCTCTGTCATATTATGTTGAGTTGAGATGTTCAACAGATCGGAGGTTTGAGTTTGATTTGTAATTATTTCGAGTGGCATAAttatgaagtaaaaaaaaagaaaagaagttcATTATAGAATGAAGGAagtacagtgtttcccacaggttgagaatttacttgCGGTGGTGTGTGGCGCAGGATGTGACGGCGCTGCGCGTAACGGCTGGGTTCAGTAATAATGGGTTCAGTTATAAACTGGTCAAAggaaggtgaaaacaatgactacacAACATTATCATATCATTTAGAAAGAAacaactatttacatattaaacaaattagactaaaagatgatacagatgaaaatattGCTACACTATGCGGCATCTGACACAATTTCAGGGTAGTTATTAAGGCTGCACGATTTGAGGACAAAATGCGATATGCCCTAAAGTtcttaaaggggcgctatgcggttttggccatttcttcactgttcttcgctttttgctcgcaggtttctttatagagctccccctacagcttcggaatagatatttggcagctcctatgttatGTTACACGATTTCTATGCACACAGTAAATGAAAATGCGTAATGCCCTTTTCTATTTGGGTGTCTGTGACATGACAACATTCAACATTGAAGAAACATCGAAATGGCCTTTCATTCTCTCCTGCCTTCTTTCCTCCAGAGGCAGCAGAAGCTGCAGAAGGAGCGTCTGATGAGCGATTTCTCCGCAGCCCTCAACAACTTCCAGGTGGTGCAGCGGAGGGCAgctgagaaagagaaggagtcGGTGGCCAGAGCTCGAGCTGGCTCCAGAGTCATGGTGATTACCAGGCTTTTCATTGGACAACCAATAACATTACTCTTAAACACATAGCGATTCATTCAGTTACTTCTAATATTATTGCACACTTGATGGAAAAGTGATGCGAGTAGAGAGCTGATGTTGATTgaactttttttgtgttactgtcTACAGGGAGATGGAGGCAATGTGAACGAACAGCTGGTTACATTCGAAAAGTAAGTTtcctcagtgttttttttttttttaaaggtccagtgtgtaacgtgtttagttgttcattatcaaaatcgctgttgcccgttcacaaacatGTCCTtttacatgaatatttaccaccaccatcaattccaagtattcctattggcttgaaattttacatttgcattcgcatgaactggggtagacgcagTGTTGCcgcagttactttgaaaaagttactcagttactttacagattacttgattttaaaagtaacaaagttagattacaagttactttattagttacattcagcaactgccgacaacacccccacagcctcaacacaaaaatgacaaccggtttactgtgaggcagctcggcattgccagtagtaggatctggtttattatggcacgaaagagagcgagtcaactgtgtttaagggcagcatttcctctacaacatactgcccgaccaacttcttcaactctcccccacttactggttttgcaccgaagtccagcttttgttgtttgggtggtgatGGGGGGGGACCTCCTGCTttctgcttcgcaccacctgctgggacttgctctgtaagtttgactgcagtgctgcgactccaaatgtttcttcaaatttgacgtagtgtttttgtagctagatagcactttgtcgccaccagcacagagtgtacaacgaaccttaatattgccgtctttagctgacacaaactcaaaatagtgactgtatttccagctagaaaacacgcatctctctcctccctccattgttgtttacgtttgtgtcgctgcgtggtacctgtccacatgctgaaaacgtgacttgtcgcatacgtgacttcactccccgagacgcaagaagaaagcaaatatatatatttttactaaggaaaatgacaaaaatagtaacgcacagtgacttggataagtaacttttaatctgattactggtttggaaatagtaccacgttagattactcgttactgaaaaaagtggtcggATTAGAGTAAAGCGTTACTGGCATCACTGggtccatattcatgctccatcttgaactacgttagccggtaagggacatacaggacatactgctccaccttttaCGTTTTCACATGagaaactcacaggtgctgctaatgctgctaatgggtatcgtagcttcccggcccccggcAAAAAACgcggaggaccacacgtattctaAATCCAAATTGATCAAAATCAGAAAAAAGTGTGAAGgataccgtagctgtaataagtactttgaactgcgtggcgcgagagagttgattgcgatatatgatctcaacgctagatgggagaaattcccacacattggaccttttaaatATGATACCTTCAGGCCATTCTCTACCCACCATTCTGTTCTTTACACCATTTGGTGTGAAACAGCCACAGTAAGGCCAAAGTACACTGAGACATTTCCAGTAGACCAATAAATTGGCTCTGCCAATATTATCAGCTTTTAGACTGTTGTAGAAATACAAGCTATGTACTGGCCAACCTAAGTGATGAGAAATGCCAGTACAGAAAGCCAAAGCTATGTTTGAGGTCATTTAGTAACAGTGTGTCCATTACAAagtctgtccaccagagagcactgACACTTTTTACTACTATAACTATAAAATGCCAGTACTGTACATGTCTCAGTTACCATTTTTTAGTAAACAAATTTAAGATCTCTTTTTAAACTGAACTTTAaggttttgaaaccattaaatattcattagtatcaacaaatgtatttaaaaaataaaattaaaaaataaacagtattGCTCAGGCTCTAATTTCCAGCACTAACCATTGCAAAATTGACCTGTCAGTGGGCTTCAGGGCAAAGCTTTGCGGTTGGGCCCCTATTGAACTCCAAACTCTTTGTGTATGGTTTAGTATGGTATGATACAGTACAGTTCGCACCTTGTCTCGCCCAAACTCCCATAAAGCGCCCTACATGTGGCAGCTTTGTCATTTGGCATGTACAAGCTGTACTCTTGCTGTacgctggaaaaaaaaaactaccagaCTTCcagattaattgattgattgattgaatctTAAAACGTACTTTCACAGGTgaacaggaaaagtcaggttatggtgtattattgtattactAATTACTTGTTAAAAATGAATGTAGTCAGTAACCTTAATCAAGTATCACAATATTAAAGTAACGTAACAATACTTGCTGTTACTTTTGGATTATCTCAATACTAAATATGCAATAAAGacgagaaaaaaagaaataaaatatcaataCACACTTAGGTAGTCTGTCGGACAAcagaacaataataataataataataataatcataataatgtatacttttttaatcctgcaaggggaaattacaatgtttttcactctgttattacacacattacacacaggcctgaattacacacatgctcagtacctatacatgcactaatggagagatgtcagagtgagggggctgcccatggaaaggcagTATGACAAAACGCACAATTCGCAACATAAACATacctggaccttatcacaggaccaaAGGACATAAAGTAATTGGCCGTCCTCTGTCTTAAATTTCCAACAATTCGGTGTCTCTTTCAGACCAATTCTAAACAATCTAGAGGGAGTCCAATAGAAGCGATGCATAATCTTGAACTGAATGAGGCGCAGCCTCACATCGCGTGACATAGATTTAATAATCCTACAGtatcagacagcacaacaagcactttaaacgtacatttttataaattctgtattgtatttatgtattgtgtttttacattatattgtatttattgtattgtattaggcgggtatgagcactgtaatttccatttttatggatgaaataaacttgactttgactgTCCCACTCCTCATCATCCAGTTAATACTCAGATCCCTCTACCATGTCTTTTTGAGTGCTGTCCAGGCTCCATTCCCCAGGTTCTGCATAAGCATAGAATAATACCCAGAAGCCTCATGGCCTTTTCTATATTTAATCAACACCTTACCTAAAAATTCTGGTGCCTTTGGGGCTGAAGAACTGGATCCAAAAATCCCCACTAACAGATGGCAAAGTtgcaaatatctgaaaaattGAGACCTAGG
The DNA window shown above is from Perca fluviatilis chromosome 7, GENO_Pfluv_1.0, whole genome shotgun sequence and carries:
- the LOC120562991 gene encoding syntaxin-12-like, which gives rise to MSYMSADSSWSQPRDFGSLIQTCSSNIQKISQNSGQIKNLLHQLGTRQKTSELQERLQQLQHYTNQLAKETNRHLKELGSLPPPLSPSEQRQQKLQKERLMSDFSAALNNFQVVQRRAAEKEKESVARARAGSRVMGDGGNVNEQLVTFEKEDEWNQSQTQTEEPTITEEDLDIIRERETNIKQLEANIMDVNQIFKDLAVMIHDQGEMIDTIEANVESAEVHVDRGAVQLQKAAHYKRKSRKRMCMLAMVLSLVLIILIIIIWQALK